A DNA window from Paralichthys olivaceus isolate ysfri-2021 chromosome 11, ASM2471397v2, whole genome shotgun sequence contains the following coding sequences:
- the sphkap gene encoding A-kinase anchor protein SPHKAP isoform X3, with product MLSSLFTALQSFTELNFQSSAMFEGSESVEVEGGSTDSTMASSISACKKVLCSNSVLDSSDYWLRNEKTLCRLGLLDDDAEGGCTMICFVNLDPQKTDCRDDKNIKKLASMSPDLPKLVELLTVHQPKENEILLFGGLETSDACQTHPHTPPQGRHQRSTGVCLVQCSGQRRYSEPGGIIFEINKFLIGLQWGKEQQHQHSRAAGQRVDDDTNRSISSIEEDFTTASEHLGDDSEDDGFRNEPQSGDLAESLVEVAHKHCVRLASQSGQLSRHQSKEDTEVKRERHQLATCLHTKESAGHYATNLAESVLQDAFIRLSQDETSFVSEAAVSVSLSNQPSNFTAPSKVKESSQQRTCSFELPKIVIVQSPDSSDGAAEWPETQVSHAPDQDITAKARETPENRTQVHIPHHNGAHASKHVEVALACAANIIGTITTPQLTEQLAMDSASDEDIEEELQDPEKKGDYSVSSAMCGIAQVAGAVAAVEIAEESGEGGDSDADSTEIFTASRGLMSAAEASAAFTLHCSVAGGTSVEAFRANIAEVLHREAAEVLTQPQGYKSVAHLLEATHNKIVDGITCPQKSCMDEREVDDLINEVADSLFKHAIEKAKKKKELEGTGKDAPSLQVCLQDSVNNLLFDILCLTQKKISHISQSNQGSFETKEGDISVRESATRKENKDVFSQLQCLAHHNQSTNSDNHSGTLHCADKLTMVSGLKEKYVFEETDASSSTTNNKEQQSLCRQSLSKSSSLPAHDYQPGSGAIREPLSEIPVYSTERRGRLVTGRDSRQASLTPQSSLNSCSSLLSLRMDSESRTPITCYADDLAATVVSMATELAAICLENSTGKQPWFCALKGLSPEGPEAYLIPACRTVLRRKEGQSSNAASKKHRAPRLSEIKRKTEEQPELMERLVNRVVDESVNLDEPQDPFALFASEVTARIMNCPELNVVDTSKTGQPRSRLQCERWSRGKASSYESIPEEDADPSGTPNTLGPGSRLGQNLSRGSSISKQSSCESITDEFSRFMVNQMETEGRGFDLLLDYYAGKNASSILSAAVQQAASKKNGHLNVRASSCLSKQSSTESITEEFYRFMLRDMDKENREYGIAKTKEWSNSLFPPSVRTPFCIRQSSVPDRRSSDSRLTVNSPIKANSFDGFARNVHGEMLNIYPTISVSAMGLCKSDSCLYQRGKTDQITDMLIHETWSSSIESLMRKNKIIADPEDSIELEASGDSQPHVQQFANRMAADIVDIGKSALGGQQDAAGGLSGSHSQPYMPVGERRRGFKQSHLSCSRSRSSQDQAGTGSGASDISATRLRGPRDVPLIHIEGDQRDEEALSNSERPRRQETPPDPSPAKHTERAAAISGRTGTSSASSLGLADLDTFSDVPSQSTVISEETEKGHLAGTKENAFGARSAKAASGSGNLREMLVVNCDLEADCVDSELRVALQWIAASELGLPALYFMKSKEKRVAKFQRVVHLMCQKAWRVADLFSAVVRFCQLHEKEEEEGRSLSSLFDWLLENV from the exons atcTGTTTTGTAAATCTCGACCCTCAGAAAACCGACTGTCGAGATGACAAAAACATCAAG AAACTGGCATCCATGTCCCCAGATCTGCCAAAGCTCGTTGAATTACTTACTGTCCACCAGCCGAAGGAAAATGAGATCCTACTGTTCGGCGGCCTAGAAACTTCAGACGCCTgccaaacacacccacacacccccCCTCAG GGTCGGCACCAGAGAAGCACCGGCGTGTGCCTGGTTCAGTGTTCGGGACAGAGACGATACAGCGAACCCGGAGGCATCATCTTTGAGATCAACAAGTTCCTGATTGGTTTGCAGTGGggaaaagagcagcagcaccagcacagCCGAGCGGCAGGGCAACGGGTTGACGACGACACCAATCGCTCCATCTCGTCAATAGAGGAAGACTTCACGACTGCTTCAGAACACCTGGGAGATGACAGTGAGGATGATGGCTTCAGAAATG AGCCCCAGAGTGGTGATCTGGCAGAGAGCTTGGTGGAggttgcacacaaacactgtgtcaGACTTGCATCTCAGAGCGGACAGCTGTCCCGTCACCAGAGTAAGGAGGATACTGAGGTGAAAAGGGAAAGGCATCAACTTGCAACTTGTCTCCATACCAAGGAGTCAGCTGGTCACTACGCCACCAATCTGGCCGAGTCAGTATTGCAAGATGCCTTCATACGCCTCTCTCAAGATGAAACCTCCTTTGTCTCTGAGGCTGCTGTCAGCGTGTCTCTTTCAAATCAGCCATCCAACTTCACTGCTCCTTCAAAAGTGAAAGAGTCTTCCCAACAACGCACCTGCTCTTTTGAACTCCCCAAGATCGTTATAGTTCAAAGCCCAGACAGTTCTGATGGAGCTGCAGAATGGCCAGAGACACAGGTGTCCCATGCGCCCGACCAGGATATCACAGCTAAAGCCAGAGAGACGCCAGAGAATAGGACACAGGTTCATATTCCACACCACAATGGAGCACACGCATCCAAACATGTAGAGGTGGCTTTGGCCTGTGCTGCCAACATCATAGGCACCATTACTACCCCACAGCTGACAGAACAGCTTGCCATGGACTCTGCTTCAGATGAAGACatagaggaggagctgcaggaccCAGAGAAAAAAGGTGACTACTCTGTCTCCTCAGCCATGTGTGGCATTGCTCAGGTAGCTGGCGCAGTAGCAGCTGTGGAGATAGCAGAGGAGTCAGGGGAGGGCGGTGATTCAGATGCAGATTCCACTGAAATCTTTACAGCATCCCGGGGTCTGATGTCTGCCGCTGAGGCCTCTGCAGCTTTCACATTGCACTGCAGTGTGGCAGGGGGTACCAGTGTTGAAGCATTTCGTGCTAACATTGCTGAGGTCCTGCACAGGGAAGCTGCGGAGGTGCTGACTCAGCCACAAGGCTACAAAAGTGTAGCTCACTTGCTGGAGGCTACACATAACAAGATAGTAGATGGCATTACTTGTCCACAAAAATCCTGCATGGATGAAAGGGAGGTAGATGACTTAATAAATGAAGTTGCAGACAGTCTATTTAAGCATGCAATAGAgaaagcaaagaagaagaaagagctgGAGGGGACCGGAAAAGATGCTCCAAGCCTCCAGGTTTGTCTGCAGGACAGTGTCAACAACTTGCTGTTTGATATCCTTTGCCTGACTCAGAAGAAAATCAGTCACATCTCTCAAAGCAACCAAGGATCATTTGAGACAAAAGAGGGTGATATAAGTGTTAGGGAGTCTGCAACCAGGAAGGAGAACAAGGATGTGTTCAGTCAATTACAGTGCTTAGCTCACCATAACCAATCCACTAATAGCGACAACCACAGTGGCACACTGCACTGCGCAGACAAGCTTACCATGGTTTCTGGGCTGAAGGAAAAATATGTGTTTGAGGAAACTGATGCATCGTCCTCCACAACTAACAACAAAGAGCAACAGTCATTGTGCAGACAGAGTCTGTCTAAATCCTCCTCCTTGCCTGCCCATGACTACCAGCCGGGCAGCGGTGCCATAAGAGAACCTTTGAGTGAAATCCCAGTTTAcagcacagagaggaggggacGACTGGTCACAGGAAGGGATAGCAGACAGGCCTCCCTCACCCCGCAGTCCTCCCTCAACTCTTGCAGTTCTCTGCTATCCTTGAGAATGGACTCAGAATCCAGGACACCTATTACCTGCTATGCTGATGATTTGGCTGCTACAGTGGTGTCTATGGCCACAGAACTAGCAGCCATCTGCCTGGAGAACTCCACTGGCAAACAACCTTGGTTCTGTGCCCTAAAAGGGTTGTCTCCTGAAGGACCAGAAGCCTACTTGATTCCTGCTTGTCGCACAGTGCTCAGGAGGAAAGAGGGTCAGAGCAGCAATGCCGCTTCTAAGAAACACCGGGCACCACGCCTCAGTGAGatcaagagaaaaacagaggagcagcCAGAACTAATGGAGCGGCTTGTGAACCGAGTGGTGGACGAGTCAGTTAACCTCGATGAACCACAGGACCCATTTGCCCTCTTTGCCTCAGAAGTCACAGCTAGGATCATGAACTGCCCTGAGCTTAATGTGGTAGATACTTCCAAAACAGGCCAGCCACGCAGCAGGCTGCAGTGTGAGAGGTGGAGCCGTGGGAAGGCATCTAGTTATGAGAGTATTCCAGAAGAAGACGCAGATCCTTCAGGCACACCTAACACACTGGGGCCTGGCAGTCGGTTAGGTCAGAACTTGAGTCGTGGTAGCTCCATCTCTAAGCAGTCCAGCTGTGAGAGCATCACAGATGAGTTCTCACGGTTCATGGTAAACCAGATGGAGACTGAGGGCAGGGGCTTTGACCTTCTGTTGGACTACTACGCAGGGAAAAATGCCAGCAGCAttctgtctgcagctgtgcAACAGGCTGCATCAAAGAAAAATGGTCACCTTAATGTCAGGGCCTCATCCTGCCTGTCCAAACAGTCAAGCACAGAGAGCATCACAGAGGAGTTCTACAGGTTTATGCTTCGGGACATGGATAAGGAAAACAGAGAGTACGGCATTGCCAAGACTAAAGAATGGAGCAACAGCCTTTTCCCCCCTTCTGTTAGGACACCATTCTGCATACGACAATCATCTGTCCCAGACCGACGCTCCTCAGACTCACGGCTGACTGTCAACTCACCCATTAAAGCAAACTCTTTTGACGGATTTGCCCGCAATGTGCATGGAGAAATGCTGAATATCTACCCCACCATCTCTGTGTCAGCCATGGGACTGTGTAAGTCAGACTCCTGCCTCTATCAAAGGGGTAAGACTGACCAGATTACTGATATGCTGATTCATGAGACCTGGTCAAGCTCCATTGAGTCCTTGATGAGAAAGAACAAGATAATTGCAGATCCAGAAGACAGTATTGAGCTGGAGGCTTCAGGTGACTCCCAGCCCCACGTGCAGCAGTTTGCCAATCGCATGGCAGCTGACATAGTGGATATTGGCAAGTCTGCACTAGGGGGCCAACAAGATGCAGCTGGGGGCCTGTCTGGGTCACACTCACAGCCGTATATGCCTGTTGGTGAAAGAAGAAGGGGGTTCAAACAATCTCATCTCAGTTGTAGTCGGAGTAGGTCCAGCCAGGACCAAGCTGGTACTGGATCCGGGGCTAGTGACATCAGTGCAACCCGCTTGAGGGGCCCCAGAGATGTGCCACTGATCCACATTGAGGGAGATCAGAGGGATGAGGAGGCTCTTTCAAACTCTGAAAGGCCTCGACGTCAGGAAACCCCACCAGACCCGTCTCCTGCCAAGCATACGGAGAGAGCTGCAGCCATCAGTGGCAG GACGGGGACCAGCAGCGCGTCCAGCCTAGGCCTGGCAGACCTGGATACTTTTTCTGATGTGCCCTCTCAGAGCACAGTGATCAG tgaggagacagagaaaggccATTTGGCAGGAACCAAGGAGAACGCATTTG GGGCCCGATCAGCGAAGGCGGCCAGTGGCAGTGGAAACCTCAGGGAGATGTTGGTGGTGAACTGTGACCTCGAGGCGGACTGTGTGGACTCTGAGCTGAGGGTGGCCCTGCAGTGGATCGCTGCCTCTGAGCTCGGCCTTCCTGCGCTCTACTTCATGAAGTCCAAAGAGAAAAGAGTTGCAAAG TTCCAGAGGGTGGTCCACCTCATGTGTCAGAAGGCGTGGCGGGTCGCAGACCTGTTCAGCGCTGTTGTTCGTTTCTGTCAACTGCacgagaaagaggaagaggagggcagGTCTCTGTCCAGCCTTTTTGATTGGCTTCTGGAGAATGTGTAG
- the sphkap gene encoding A-kinase anchor protein SPHKAP isoform X1, whose amino-acid sequence MLSSLFTALQSFTELNFQSSAMFEGSESVEVEGGSTDSTMASSISACKKVLCSNSVLDSSDYWLRNEKTLCRLGLLDDDAEGGCTMICFVNLDPQKTDCRDDKNIKKLASMSPDLPKLVELLTVHQPKENEILLFGGLETSDACQTHPHTPPQGRHQRSTGVCLVQCSGQRRYSEPGGIIFEINKFLIGLQWGKEQQHQHSRAAGQRVDDDTNRSISSIEEDFTTASEHLGDDSEDDGFRNEPQSGDLAESLVEVAHKHCVRLASQSGQLSRHQSKEDTEVKRERHQLATCLHTKESAGHYATNLAESVLQDAFIRLSQDETSFVSEAAVSVSLSNQPSNFTAPSKVKESSQQRTCSFELPKIVIVQSPDSSDGAAEWPETQVSHAPDQDITAKARETPENRTQVHIPHHNGAHASKHVEVALACAANIIGTITTPQLTEQLAMDSASDEDIEEELQDPEKKGDYSVSSAMCGIAQVAGAVAAVEIAEESGEGGDSDADSTEIFTASRGLMSAAEASAAFTLHCSVAGGTSVEAFRANIAEVLHREAAEVLTQPQGYKSVAHLLEATHNKIVDGITCPQKSCMDEREVDDLINEVADSLFKHAIEKAKKKKELEGTGKDAPSLQVCLQDSVNNLLFDILCLTQKKISHISQSNQGSFETKEGDISVRESATRKENKDVFSQLQCLAHHNQSTNSDNHSGTLHCADKLTMVSGLKEKYVFEETDASSSTTNNKEQQSLCRQSLSKSSSLPAHDYQPGSGAIREPLSEIPVYSTERRGRLVTGRDSRQASLTPQSSLNSCSSLLSLRMDSESRTPITCYADDLAATVVSMATELAAICLENSTGKQPWFCALKGLSPEGPEAYLIPACRTVLRRKEGQSSNAASKKHRAPRLSEIKRKTEEQPELMERLVNRVVDESVNLDEPQDPFALFASEVTARIMNCPELNVVDTSKTGQPRSRLQCERWSRGKASSYESIPEEDADPSGTPNTLGPGSRLGQNLSRGSSISKQSSCESITDEFSRFMVNQMETEGRGFDLLLDYYAGKNASSILSAAVQQAASKKNGHLNVRASSCLSKQSSTESITEEFYRFMLRDMDKENREYGIAKTKEWSNSLFPPSVRTPFCIRQSSVPDRRSSDSRLTVNSPIKANSFDGFARNVHGEMLNIYPTISVSAMGLCKSDSCLYQRGKTDQITDMLIHETWSSSIESLMRKNKIIADPEDSIELEASGDSQPHVQQFANRMAADIVDIGKSALGGQQDAAGGLSGSHSQPYMPVGERRRGFKQSHLSCSRSRSSQDQAGTGSGASDISATRLRGPRDVPLIHIEGDQRDEEALSNSERPRRQETPPDPSPAKHTERAAAISGSSERDRPAAAVSAVVKRDKRSMSASSEESMGSWSHITPEDDPHEETSSFIQLSEGTGTSSASSLGLADLDTFSDVPSQSTVISEETEKGHLAGTKENAFGARSAKAASGSGNLREMLVVNCDLEADCVDSELRVALQWIAASELGLPALYFMKSKEKRVAKFQRVVHLMCQKAWRVADLFSAVVRFCQLHEKEEEEGRSLSSLFDWLLENV is encoded by the exons atcTGTTTTGTAAATCTCGACCCTCAGAAAACCGACTGTCGAGATGACAAAAACATCAAG AAACTGGCATCCATGTCCCCAGATCTGCCAAAGCTCGTTGAATTACTTACTGTCCACCAGCCGAAGGAAAATGAGATCCTACTGTTCGGCGGCCTAGAAACTTCAGACGCCTgccaaacacacccacacacccccCCTCAG GGTCGGCACCAGAGAAGCACCGGCGTGTGCCTGGTTCAGTGTTCGGGACAGAGACGATACAGCGAACCCGGAGGCATCATCTTTGAGATCAACAAGTTCCTGATTGGTTTGCAGTGGggaaaagagcagcagcaccagcacagCCGAGCGGCAGGGCAACGGGTTGACGACGACACCAATCGCTCCATCTCGTCAATAGAGGAAGACTTCACGACTGCTTCAGAACACCTGGGAGATGACAGTGAGGATGATGGCTTCAGAAATG AGCCCCAGAGTGGTGATCTGGCAGAGAGCTTGGTGGAggttgcacacaaacactgtgtcaGACTTGCATCTCAGAGCGGACAGCTGTCCCGTCACCAGAGTAAGGAGGATACTGAGGTGAAAAGGGAAAGGCATCAACTTGCAACTTGTCTCCATACCAAGGAGTCAGCTGGTCACTACGCCACCAATCTGGCCGAGTCAGTATTGCAAGATGCCTTCATACGCCTCTCTCAAGATGAAACCTCCTTTGTCTCTGAGGCTGCTGTCAGCGTGTCTCTTTCAAATCAGCCATCCAACTTCACTGCTCCTTCAAAAGTGAAAGAGTCTTCCCAACAACGCACCTGCTCTTTTGAACTCCCCAAGATCGTTATAGTTCAAAGCCCAGACAGTTCTGATGGAGCTGCAGAATGGCCAGAGACACAGGTGTCCCATGCGCCCGACCAGGATATCACAGCTAAAGCCAGAGAGACGCCAGAGAATAGGACACAGGTTCATATTCCACACCACAATGGAGCACACGCATCCAAACATGTAGAGGTGGCTTTGGCCTGTGCTGCCAACATCATAGGCACCATTACTACCCCACAGCTGACAGAACAGCTTGCCATGGACTCTGCTTCAGATGAAGACatagaggaggagctgcaggaccCAGAGAAAAAAGGTGACTACTCTGTCTCCTCAGCCATGTGTGGCATTGCTCAGGTAGCTGGCGCAGTAGCAGCTGTGGAGATAGCAGAGGAGTCAGGGGAGGGCGGTGATTCAGATGCAGATTCCACTGAAATCTTTACAGCATCCCGGGGTCTGATGTCTGCCGCTGAGGCCTCTGCAGCTTTCACATTGCACTGCAGTGTGGCAGGGGGTACCAGTGTTGAAGCATTTCGTGCTAACATTGCTGAGGTCCTGCACAGGGAAGCTGCGGAGGTGCTGACTCAGCCACAAGGCTACAAAAGTGTAGCTCACTTGCTGGAGGCTACACATAACAAGATAGTAGATGGCATTACTTGTCCACAAAAATCCTGCATGGATGAAAGGGAGGTAGATGACTTAATAAATGAAGTTGCAGACAGTCTATTTAAGCATGCAATAGAgaaagcaaagaagaagaaagagctgGAGGGGACCGGAAAAGATGCTCCAAGCCTCCAGGTTTGTCTGCAGGACAGTGTCAACAACTTGCTGTTTGATATCCTTTGCCTGACTCAGAAGAAAATCAGTCACATCTCTCAAAGCAACCAAGGATCATTTGAGACAAAAGAGGGTGATATAAGTGTTAGGGAGTCTGCAACCAGGAAGGAGAACAAGGATGTGTTCAGTCAATTACAGTGCTTAGCTCACCATAACCAATCCACTAATAGCGACAACCACAGTGGCACACTGCACTGCGCAGACAAGCTTACCATGGTTTCTGGGCTGAAGGAAAAATATGTGTTTGAGGAAACTGATGCATCGTCCTCCACAACTAACAACAAAGAGCAACAGTCATTGTGCAGACAGAGTCTGTCTAAATCCTCCTCCTTGCCTGCCCATGACTACCAGCCGGGCAGCGGTGCCATAAGAGAACCTTTGAGTGAAATCCCAGTTTAcagcacagagaggaggggacGACTGGTCACAGGAAGGGATAGCAGACAGGCCTCCCTCACCCCGCAGTCCTCCCTCAACTCTTGCAGTTCTCTGCTATCCTTGAGAATGGACTCAGAATCCAGGACACCTATTACCTGCTATGCTGATGATTTGGCTGCTACAGTGGTGTCTATGGCCACAGAACTAGCAGCCATCTGCCTGGAGAACTCCACTGGCAAACAACCTTGGTTCTGTGCCCTAAAAGGGTTGTCTCCTGAAGGACCAGAAGCCTACTTGATTCCTGCTTGTCGCACAGTGCTCAGGAGGAAAGAGGGTCAGAGCAGCAATGCCGCTTCTAAGAAACACCGGGCACCACGCCTCAGTGAGatcaagagaaaaacagaggagcagcCAGAACTAATGGAGCGGCTTGTGAACCGAGTGGTGGACGAGTCAGTTAACCTCGATGAACCACAGGACCCATTTGCCCTCTTTGCCTCAGAAGTCACAGCTAGGATCATGAACTGCCCTGAGCTTAATGTGGTAGATACTTCCAAAACAGGCCAGCCACGCAGCAGGCTGCAGTGTGAGAGGTGGAGCCGTGGGAAGGCATCTAGTTATGAGAGTATTCCAGAAGAAGACGCAGATCCTTCAGGCACACCTAACACACTGGGGCCTGGCAGTCGGTTAGGTCAGAACTTGAGTCGTGGTAGCTCCATCTCTAAGCAGTCCAGCTGTGAGAGCATCACAGATGAGTTCTCACGGTTCATGGTAAACCAGATGGAGACTGAGGGCAGGGGCTTTGACCTTCTGTTGGACTACTACGCAGGGAAAAATGCCAGCAGCAttctgtctgcagctgtgcAACAGGCTGCATCAAAGAAAAATGGTCACCTTAATGTCAGGGCCTCATCCTGCCTGTCCAAACAGTCAAGCACAGAGAGCATCACAGAGGAGTTCTACAGGTTTATGCTTCGGGACATGGATAAGGAAAACAGAGAGTACGGCATTGCCAAGACTAAAGAATGGAGCAACAGCCTTTTCCCCCCTTCTGTTAGGACACCATTCTGCATACGACAATCATCTGTCCCAGACCGACGCTCCTCAGACTCACGGCTGACTGTCAACTCACCCATTAAAGCAAACTCTTTTGACGGATTTGCCCGCAATGTGCATGGAGAAATGCTGAATATCTACCCCACCATCTCTGTGTCAGCCATGGGACTGTGTAAGTCAGACTCCTGCCTCTATCAAAGGGGTAAGACTGACCAGATTACTGATATGCTGATTCATGAGACCTGGTCAAGCTCCATTGAGTCCTTGATGAGAAAGAACAAGATAATTGCAGATCCAGAAGACAGTATTGAGCTGGAGGCTTCAGGTGACTCCCAGCCCCACGTGCAGCAGTTTGCCAATCGCATGGCAGCTGACATAGTGGATATTGGCAAGTCTGCACTAGGGGGCCAACAAGATGCAGCTGGGGGCCTGTCTGGGTCACACTCACAGCCGTATATGCCTGTTGGTGAAAGAAGAAGGGGGTTCAAACAATCTCATCTCAGTTGTAGTCGGAGTAGGTCCAGCCAGGACCAAGCTGGTACTGGATCCGGGGCTAGTGACATCAGTGCAACCCGCTTGAGGGGCCCCAGAGATGTGCCACTGATCCACATTGAGGGAGATCAGAGGGATGAGGAGGCTCTTTCAAACTCTGAAAGGCCTCGACGTCAGGAAACCCCACCAGACCCGTCTCCTGCCAAGCATACGGAGAGAGCTGCAGCCATCAGTGGCAG CAGTGAGAGGGACAGACCAGCTGCGGCGGTGTCTGCAGTAGTGAAGAGGGACAAGCGTTCAATGAGTGCTAGCAGTGAAGAGAGCATGGGGAGCTGGTCCCATATAACCCCAGAGGATGACCCCCACGAGGAGACCAGTAGTTTTATCCAGCTGAGCGAGGG GACGGGGACCAGCAGCGCGTCCAGCCTAGGCCTGGCAGACCTGGATACTTTTTCTGATGTGCCCTCTCAGAGCACAGTGATCAG tgaggagacagagaaaggccATTTGGCAGGAACCAAGGAGAACGCATTTG GGGCCCGATCAGCGAAGGCGGCCAGTGGCAGTGGAAACCTCAGGGAGATGTTGGTGGTGAACTGTGACCTCGAGGCGGACTGTGTGGACTCTGAGCTGAGGGTGGCCCTGCAGTGGATCGCTGCCTCTGAGCTCGGCCTTCCTGCGCTCTACTTCATGAAGTCCAAAGAGAAAAGAGTTGCAAAG TTCCAGAGGGTGGTCCACCTCATGTGTCAGAAGGCGTGGCGGGTCGCAGACCTGTTCAGCGCTGTTGTTCGTTTCTGTCAACTGCacgagaaagaggaagaggagggcagGTCTCTGTCCAGCCTTTTTGATTGGCTTCTGGAGAATGTGTAG